From one Bacteroides fragilis NCTC 9343 genomic stretch:
- a CDS encoding BF3164 family lipoprotein: MIKRPYLSFTLLLLLSMCILEGCEKEKSHTVLELFSESQSLSPKKDFYVNEDSIAIIEGLSCDGKNLIVNDYHSGCCYTLFDKKSGEYIARFGTIGQGPAELPSPCYGYLTESDFTVFDDQTRIVMKYSLDSLRNSRKKDGSPVRLAQYKIPEAQISKLIAIDDTTFLCAGTYKSRYQYLLFNKNDSVLDYGVDVYNAADSAFQTYTRYLSNQGNLVMNPEKHTFAGSINFSSNIDFFEIVNNKIELIKSLRLGDPINKPVNEEGIYYVDLTENTQTGYIDLSATSKYVYALYSDKKMYENNRKSDTVLVFDWDGNPIKKYSLDTDAYYIAVDSTQQSLFAAVKNSSSGWKIICYALD; encoded by the coding sequence ATGATCAAACGACCGTATTTAAGCTTCACCCTACTCCTCTTGTTATCTATGTGTATCTTGGAGGGATGCGAAAAAGAGAAATCCCATACAGTTCTGGAATTGTTTTCTGAATCCCAATCTCTGTCTCCAAAGAAGGACTTTTATGTTAATGAAGATTCTATAGCAATAATAGAGGGATTAAGTTGTGACGGAAAGAATCTCATAGTTAATGACTATCACTCGGGATGTTGCTATACGCTGTTTGACAAAAAATCAGGTGAATATATCGCTCGTTTTGGGACTATCGGACAGGGGCCGGCTGAACTGCCTTCACCCTGTTATGGCTACTTAACGGAAAGCGATTTCACTGTTTTTGATGACCAAACACGCATTGTGATGAAATACAGTCTTGACTCTTTACGCAACAGTCGCAAGAAGGATGGTTCGCCGGTACGTCTGGCGCAATATAAAATTCCGGAGGCACAGATTTCAAAGCTCATAGCGATAGACGATACGACTTTTTTGTGTGCCGGGACATATAAATCCCGTTACCAATATCTGTTATTTAACAAAAATGACAGTGTGCTGGATTACGGTGTGGATGTGTATAATGCTGCGGATAGCGCTTTTCAAACATACACCAGATATCTTTCTAATCAAGGAAATTTAGTAATGAACCCTGAGAAACATACATTTGCCGGTTCAATTAACTTCTCGTCCAACATAGACTTTTTTGAAATAGTAAACAATAAAATTGAGTTGATAAAATCGTTGAGGTTGGGAGATCCAATCAATAAACCCGTTAATGAAGAAGGTATTTATTATGTCGATCTAACAGAAAATACTCAGACGGGTTATATAGATCTTAGCGCTACCTCTAAGTATGTTTATGCTTTGTATTCTGATAAAAAAATGTACGAAAATAACCGAAAATCAGATACCGTATTGGTTTTTGACTGGGATGGTAATCCGATTAAAAAATATTCGTTAGATACTGATGCTTATTATATTGCAGTGGATAGTACCCAACAGAGTTTGTTTGCTGCTGTGAAAAATAGTTCAAGTGGATGGAAAATAATATGTTATGCGCTAGATTAA
- a CDS encoding DUF2156 domain-containing protein yields the protein MIAFRDITIQDKDTITAYTMNSCRRNCDLSFSNLCSWRFLYHTKFAIINNFLVFKFWAGDELAYMMPVGEGNLEEVLNELIEDARQEGEPFCMLGVCSCMREDLEAIMPGQFGFTVDRDYADYIYLRSDLATLKGKKFQSKRNHINKFRNTYPDYEYSPITKDRIQECLELEAKWCKANDCDQQEGTGNERRALIYALNHFEELGLTGGILHVNGQIVAFTFGMPINKETFGVHVEKADTSIDGAYAMINYEFANHIPEQYIYINREEDLGIEGLRKAKLSYHPETILEKYMACLKEQPVEMIKW from the coding sequence ATGATCGCATTCAGAGATATAACGATCCAAGACAAGGATACCATCACAGCCTACACGATGAATAGTTGCCGTCGCAACTGCGACCTCTCTTTTTCCAACTTATGCAGTTGGCGGTTCTTGTATCACACCAAGTTTGCCATTATCAATAACTTTCTGGTTTTCAAATTCTGGGCCGGCGATGAATTGGCCTATATGATGCCGGTTGGTGAAGGCAATCTTGAAGAAGTACTGAACGAACTGATTGAAGATGCCCGACAGGAGGGTGAACCTTTCTGCATGTTGGGAGTCTGCTCATGTATGCGCGAAGATCTCGAGGCCATTATGCCCGGTCAGTTTGGCTTTACGGTTGACCGTGATTATGCCGATTATATTTATTTACGTAGTGATCTCGCAACACTGAAAGGAAAAAAATTCCAGTCCAAACGGAATCACATTAACAAATTCCGCAATACATATCCTGACTATGAGTATTCTCCGATTACCAAAGACCGAATACAGGAATGCCTGGAGTTAGAAGCCAAATGGTGCAAAGCCAATGACTGCGACCAACAGGAAGGGACCGGAAACGAGCGACGTGCCCTGATCTACGCCCTCAATCATTTCGAAGAGTTAGGACTGACGGGAGGTATCCTGCACGTCAATGGACAGATTGTAGCCTTCACTTTCGGCATGCCGATCAATAAAGAAACTTTCGGTGTACATGTAGAAAAAGCAGATACCAGCATCGATGGCGCTTATGCCATGATCAATTACGAATTTGCCAATCACATCCCCGAACAATATATTTACATCAACAGAGAAGAAGATTTAGGAATAGAAGGGTTACGCAAAGCCAAGCTTTCGTACCACCCGGAAACTATTTTGGAGAAATATATGGCTTGCCTGAAAGAGCAGCCTGTAGAAATGATAAAATGGTAG
- a CDS encoding BF3164 family lipoprotein has protein sequence MKNFSLIVVGILFIYCVSSCRKQVDKGFEMTVDLSISNPYLPMSVLVDTIESVRLQLPSPYFWGMVDNVISKDSCYYISDRKQEMAFRFSKNGTFLNAIGQRGEGPGEYREMDSFFVGKDCVYVCDMSKRTIYSYSFDGKFLHSLSFPYSLVFNDVVELPDGRFLCHRPSQSENCKGLWILDQKGRRVKNLLEYEKGTPCKNSYWNTLCAQEDGTIKIYNPVDGSYYQYDAVNDTVVRTMRQKSNLPMLADFHCSDRELYETKEECTYSLFTVDGKNLVFSLWSFNSPNKGMWSVYFKKDGRIEQGNLTKMDIPGYSEMGRPVSSNIPNTFVTVYTDEFPDDAFPSAYQQQEINEQTAILSLLRLK, from the coding sequence ATGAAAAATTTCAGTTTAATTGTAGTGGGAATATTGTTTATATATTGTGTTTCATCTTGTCGGAAACAGGTTGATAAGGGATTTGAAATGACCGTTGATCTGTCTATTTCTAATCCATATCTGCCGATGTCTGTATTGGTGGACACCATTGAGTCTGTCAGGCTGCAATTACCTTCTCCTTATTTTTGGGGTATGGTCGATAATGTAATTTCAAAAGATTCTTGTTATTACATTTCGGATAGAAAGCAAGAAATGGCATTTCGATTTAGCAAGAATGGTACTTTTTTGAATGCGATTGGTCAGCGGGGTGAGGGACCGGGAGAGTATAGAGAGATGGACTCTTTTTTCGTGGGAAAGGATTGTGTTTATGTCTGTGATATGAGTAAACGGACTATTTATTCTTACAGTTTTGATGGAAAATTTCTTCATTCGTTGAGCTTCCCTTATTCTCTTGTTTTCAATGATGTTGTTGAGTTGCCGGATGGCCGTTTTCTCTGCCATCGTCCTTCTCAGTCTGAAAACTGTAAAGGGCTTTGGATTCTGGATCAGAAAGGGAGAAGAGTGAAGAACTTATTAGAATATGAAAAAGGGACTCCTTGCAAGAACTCCTATTGGAATACACTGTGTGCTCAAGAGGATGGAACTATAAAAATCTATAATCCGGTAGATGGAAGCTATTATCAATATGATGCTGTGAATGATACGGTGGTAAGAACCATGAGGCAGAAGTCTAATTTGCCTATGTTGGCGGATTTTCACTGCTCGGACCGGGAATTGTACGAAACGAAAGAGGAGTGCACATACAGTCTTTTTACAGTGGATGGAAAGAATCTTGTTTTCTCTCTTTGGTCTTTTAATTCACCCAATAAGGGAATGTGGTCTGTCTATTTTAAGAAGGATGGGCGGATAGAGCAAGGAAATTTGACCAAGATGGATATTCCTGGATATTCGGAAATGGGACGTCCGGTTTCATCTAATATCCCTAATACATTTGTGACAGTTTATACAGATGAATTCCCGGATGATGCATTTCCGTCCGCTTATCAGCAACAGGAGATAAATGAGCAAACTGCGATACTTAGCCTTTTGAGGTTAAAATGA
- a CDS encoding NVEALA domain-containing protein, which translates to MKTRMKITIAFVAVMVLSFTGYNVYKTQKAIQLSDVAMANVEALADGEGTNAGYCYLEDTWSTKRGYKYFCDSKTDKNTIYPCPSSMESGWYDDNKQDRCTK; encoded by the coding sequence ATGAAAACAAGAATGAAAATTACGATTGCGTTCGTCGCAGTGATGGTTCTGTCGTTTACTGGTTATAATGTGTATAAAACACAAAAAGCAATCCAGTTGTCAGATGTAGCTATGGCAAATGTAGAAGCATTGGCTGATGGCGAAGGAACTAATGCCGGCTATTGTTATTTGGAAGATACTTGGAGTACAAAAAGAGGTTATAAATATTTTTGCGATAGTAAAACTGATAAAAATACAATCTATCCATGTCCATCTTCAATGGAGTCTGGGTGGTATGATGATAATAAGCAGGATCGGTGTACTAAATAA
- a CDS encoding DUF4384 domain-containing protein — translation MNVNRLLGILAILLLTAANALYAQKPVKVKGVQGRWQVSDDITLKQAEERAFMEAKKAALQKAGVMENVWSVFGQITQEDGQELHEAYSQMNVLAIGGMVNVTNKKVEEVWDTDTRSLYKVVTIDAEVRKEDKSDSSYALEVKGVETLYREGDVFHCKLTIHGTDSYLKFFWFDSNGGALLYPNSYEPNTLLKAGKEYAIPFSNAVDYRMEKQHGKESEKINMMMVATKEDIPFTKEVTYQNVLEWVYSIPAVQRCAFYDMVLIK, via the coding sequence ATGAACGTAAACAGGCTATTAGGAATTTTAGCTATACTTTTACTGACTGCCGCCAACGCTCTTTATGCACAGAAACCCGTGAAGGTGAAAGGCGTACAGGGGCGTTGGCAGGTTAGCGATGACATCACATTGAAGCAGGCGGAAGAGAGGGCTTTCATGGAAGCGAAGAAAGCTGCTCTGCAGAAAGCGGGTGTGATGGAAAATGTGTGGTCGGTATTTGGCCAGATCACCCAGGAAGACGGCCAGGAGCTTCATGAAGCTTATTCGCAAATGAATGTGCTGGCTATCGGGGGAATGGTGAATGTTACTAATAAAAAAGTTGAAGAGGTTTGGGACACGGATACCCGTAGCCTGTATAAGGTAGTGACCATTGACGCCGAGGTTCGGAAAGAGGACAAGTCGGATAGTTCGTATGCCCTTGAGGTGAAAGGAGTGGAAACACTCTATCGTGAAGGGGATGTGTTTCACTGTAAGCTGACTATACATGGTACGGATTCATACTTGAAGTTTTTCTGGTTCGACAGTAATGGGGGGGCTCTGCTTTATCCTAACAGTTATGAACCGAATACATTGTTGAAAGCCGGTAAAGAATATGCGATCCCTTTTAGTAATGCTGTCGACTATCGTATGGAGAAGCAGCATGGTAAGGAAAGCGAGAAGATAAATATGATGATGGTGGCTACCAAGGAAGATATCCCATTTACTAAAGAAGTCACTTATCAGAATGTATTGGAGTGGGTGTACTCTATCCCGGCGGTTCAGCGTTGTGCTTTTTATGATATGGTATTGATAAAATAG
- a CDS encoding 6-bladed beta-propeller yields the protein MDKVSIVLLLVLICGCSSMNQKMNDGIERIPIDVHNVSRDASLFIDKIELVPLETNDSSLLHKYRKVMYDKETDVYAVYTREQVIFTFSGNGAFISNSKKMQGQGPDEYHMAIDVKFNPYLQGLDLLNPYGTIYTYSLDFKLLAKRKIKPEFPIDHLIAFNTEEYIFTYPSLWTDQEVAFANLRTQQIYNANYNGTISSGNSMDKECFYKIGDNFYFIPPGINYYFYRIDTKEMKFTPMIYLDFGDSEIKEEGLPGRAAGKRTDLDEERLRVVKEMQDRSQFLKHSNNHFVPLIKFFNEDYVYVYFVKSTQGFGSNFIYNRKTKESFLTNEGKPFIMNCCFAIVDNILLSIHQPEYVSRLVDQRFMSSEEIRKMEQIKEDDNPVIIKYYLKR from the coding sequence ATGGATAAAGTGAGTATCGTGCTATTATTGGTATTAATTTGTGGATGTTCTTCGATGAATCAGAAGATGAATGATGGAATTGAAAGAATACCAATAGATGTGCATAATGTGTCTCGAGATGCTTCATTATTTATCGATAAAATAGAACTTGTACCTTTAGAGACAAATGATTCATCCTTATTACATAAATATAGAAAAGTCATGTATGATAAAGAAACGGATGTTTATGCTGTTTATACTCGTGAGCAAGTCATATTTACATTCTCGGGTAATGGGGCTTTTATTAGTAATTCGAAAAAAATGCAAGGGCAGGGACCTGATGAATATCATATGGCAATAGACGTAAAATTTAATCCTTATTTACAAGGACTTGATTTGTTAAATCCCTATGGTACAATATATACATATAGTTTGGATTTTAAACTTTTAGCAAAGAGAAAAATAAAGCCGGAATTTCCGATTGATCATCTTATAGCTTTCAATACTGAAGAATATATTTTTACTTATCCTTCTTTATGGACAGATCAAGAGGTAGCATTTGCTAATTTGAGAACACAGCAGATATATAATGCTAACTATAACGGTACGATATCCAGTGGGAATTCGATGGATAAGGAATGCTTTTATAAAATAGGAGATAATTTTTATTTTATTCCTCCCGGCATTAATTATTATTTCTATCGGATAGATACTAAAGAGATGAAATTTACTCCGATGATATACCTTGATTTTGGTGATTCGGAGATAAAGGAAGAGGGGTTACCGGGGCGTGCGGCGGGTAAAAGAACTGATTTAGATGAAGAGAGGTTGAGGGTTGTAAAAGAAATGCAGGATAGATCTCAATTTTTGAAGCATTCTAACAATCACTTTGTTCCCTTAATTAAATTTTTTAATGAAGACTATGTTTATGTCTATTTTGTAAAGTCTACTCAAGGTTTCGGAAGTAACTTTATTTATAATCGGAAAACGAAAGAGAGTTTTTTGACTAATGAAGGGAAGCCTTTTATTATGAATTGTTGTTTCGCTATAGTCGATAATATATTGCTTTCCATACATCAACCTGAATATGTGTCCAGACTCGTTGATCAGCGCTTCATGTCTTCGGAAGAAATACGTAAGATGGAGCAAATTAAGGAAGATGATAATCCTGTTATTATAAAATATTATTTGAAAAGATAA
- a CDS encoding LrgB family protein: MNYLENEFFLLAITFGIYFFAKLLQKKTGILLLNPILLTIAVIIIFLKLTNISFETYNQGGHLIEFWLKPAVVALGVPLYLQLETIKKQLLPIILSQLAGCIVGVISVVLIAKLMGASQEVILSLAPKSVTTPIAMEVTKTLGGIPSLTAAVVVCVGLLGAVLGFKTMKIMHVGSPIAQGLSMGTAAHAVGTSTAMDISSKYGAYASLGLTLNGIFTALLTPTILRLLGIL, from the coding sequence ATGAATTATTTAGAAAATGAATTCTTCCTGCTGGCAATCACTTTCGGGATTTACTTCTTTGCCAAGCTTTTACAAAAAAAGACAGGAATACTCCTACTCAATCCCATCTTGTTGACTATTGCAGTCATCATCATTTTCCTTAAACTGACAAATATCTCCTTCGAAACTTACAATCAGGGCGGACACTTGATTGAATTCTGGCTAAAGCCCGCAGTCGTAGCTCTTGGAGTTCCTCTATACCTGCAACTCGAAACGATTAAGAAGCAGCTGCTTCCTATCATTCTGTCCCAATTGGCCGGCTGCATCGTAGGCGTTATTTCAGTCGTACTGATAGCTAAGCTTATGGGAGCCTCACAGGAAGTCATCCTGTCACTTGCTCCCAAATCAGTCACCACTCCGATTGCAATGGAGGTAACCAAGACATTGGGTGGAATCCCGTCTCTGACAGCAGCAGTAGTTGTTTGTGTGGGTTTACTGGGTGCAGTATTAGGTTTCAAAACGATGAAGATCATGCATGTAGGCAGCCCTATCGCGCAAGGACTTTCGATGGGTACGGCCGCTCATGCCGTCGGCACCTCAACAGCCATGGATATCAGCAGTAAATACGGTGCCTATGCAAGCCTCGGTTTAACCCTCAACGGTATTTTTACTGCATTGTTGACCCCAACTATTCTGCGATTATTAGGAATTCTCTAA
- a CDS encoding CidA/LrgA family protein — protein sequence MIRQCAILFGCLALGELIVYLTGIKLPSSIIGMLLLTLFLKLGWIKLHWVQGMSDFLVANLGFFFIPPGVALMLYFDIIAAQFWPIVIATLVSTLLVLVITGWVHQLTRKLK from the coding sequence ATGATACGTCAGTGTGCCATTTTATTTGGCTGTTTGGCTTTGGGTGAATTGATTGTTTATCTCACGGGGATTAAGCTCCCGTCCAGCATCATCGGGATGTTGCTGCTCACCCTCTTTTTGAAATTAGGTTGGATCAAATTGCATTGGGTGCAGGGAATGTCCGACTTTCTAGTTGCTAATCTTGGTTTTTTCTTTATTCCTCCGGGAGTAGCCCTGATGTTATATTTCGACATCATTGCGGCACAGTTCTGGCCGATTGTGATAGCTACTCTAGTCAGTACCCTTCTTGTGCTTGTCATCACCGGATGGGTCCATCAATTAACACGTAAACTCAAATGA
- a CDS encoding NVEALA domain-containing protein encodes MKKKVKAMIAFIAVIAVSFIGYNVYKVQSTELLSDIAMANVEALANTGEGGSSTTYCCGNYGDCMKVMLPNGTTTVIKGIRLNSPCIN; translated from the coding sequence ATGAAAAAGAAAGTTAAAGCAATGATTGCGTTCATAGCAGTGATAGCAGTGTCTTTTATTGGATATAATGTGTATAAAGTACAGAGTACAGAATTATTATCCGATATAGCAATGGCCAATGTAGAAGCATTAGCTAACACTGGTGAAGGCGGTAGTTCAACAACATATTGTTGTGGTAATTACGGTGATTGTATGAAGGTTATGTTACCTAATGGTACCACGACTGTCATCAAGGGAATTAGATTAAATTCTCCATGTATTAATTAG
- a CDS encoding BF3164 family lipoprotein, producing MHIIKVIFSLALILNICVSCHENDDTAYFNGKIQTIEDSIKDTKKATLKILPLDGANFGWLSTYDSLMFFMNPKLPDRFYNIFNIDTGKEIGTFCYRGSGPGEVAALGPIFHFFKEKGDLKTLLFAPNEEKLFIWNITQSIKRDTTVMDKQISYPWREENGGAPYYLMFLKDENTLITELQSFPLNDKEATLPAYQKRTLDTNKLLKSFSSYKKSIRNDEASILPESFFYSNDAIKPDGTKVVQAMVHLAQLNILDLETGHVSGYRLEGEPDFSVFKSDEKIKSYFTRVQADDNYIYAVYWGKERWERFETPHMNIIHVYDWDGNLVQKIETDYSIGQMWIDPIRNRLYVTNPQIDDVLYLDLDDFLVPNTGL from the coding sequence ATGCATATCATTAAAGTGATATTTAGTCTTGCACTAATATTGAATATTTGCGTTAGTTGTCATGAAAATGATGACACCGCATACTTCAATGGTAAAATTCAAACGATTGAAGATAGTATCAAAGACACGAAGAAAGCTACATTGAAAATACTTCCATTGGATGGAGCGAATTTTGGATGGCTATCCACATACGACTCACTGATGTTTTTTATGAATCCTAAATTACCGGATCGCTTTTATAATATATTTAATATAGACACCGGAAAAGAAATAGGCACTTTTTGTTATAGAGGAAGTGGTCCTGGGGAAGTTGCCGCTTTGGGTCCGATTTTTCATTTCTTTAAAGAAAAAGGGGATCTGAAAACTCTACTGTTCGCTCCTAATGAAGAGAAGCTATTTATCTGGAATATAACTCAGTCGATCAAGCGGGACACCACTGTTATGGATAAGCAAATCTCCTATCCCTGGAGAGAGGAGAATGGAGGTGCTCCATACTATTTGATGTTTCTGAAGGATGAAAATACATTAATTACAGAGTTACAGTCGTTCCCGCTTAATGATAAAGAAGCTACTTTGCCCGCTTATCAAAAACGGACACTTGACACGAATAAGTTGCTGAAGAGCTTTTCAAGCTATAAGAAGTCGATAAGGAATGATGAAGCTTCCATTCTGCCGGAGTCTTTTTTCTACTCGAATGATGCCATTAAACCGGATGGAACTAAAGTGGTGCAAGCTATGGTTCATCTTGCGCAATTGAATATTCTGGATCTTGAAACAGGTCATGTGAGCGGCTATCGTTTGGAAGGTGAACCGGACTTTTCTGTTTTTAAAAGTGATGAAAAAATAAAGTCGTATTTTACAAGGGTTCAGGCAGATGACAATTACATATATGCAGTATATTGGGGAAAAGAGCGTTGGGAACGTTTTGAGACTCCACACATGAATATCATTCATGTATATGATTGGGATGGGAATCTGGTACAAAAAATAGAGACGGATTATAGCATTGGGCAGATGTGGATAGATCCTATCCGAAATAGATTATATGTGACAAATCCCCAAATAGATGACGTGCTTTATTTAGACCTGGATGATTTCTTGGTTCCTAACACAGGCTTATGA
- a CDS encoding GNAT family N-acetyltransferase encodes MIKEQVKSLWKLCFDDSEAFIELYFRLRYNNEVNLAIQSGEEVIAALQMLPYPMTFCNKIVPTSYISGACTHPDYRAKGVMRELLSQSFARMLRNGVLFSTLIPAEPWLFGYYAKTGYTPAFRISHKVFSLSELTIGPEPDTMIEETTEYQEDYYQYLTGKLSERACCLQHTPTDFKVVLADLALTQNTVLIARKDNRVTGIAVVYKHDDSSYINELFADNEAVRAQLLYRAGLRNGTERIILQLPPVESLPSVPLGMARIIDARAVLQLYAAGCPEVEMNIELTDEQLSVNNGYYYLCKGKCMTSEVRLPGVHTRMTIAELSEKILGEMQPYMSLMMN; translated from the coding sequence ATGATAAAGGAGCAGGTAAAATCATTATGGAAACTTTGTTTCGATGATAGCGAGGCATTCATCGAACTTTACTTCCGGCTTCGTTACAATAACGAAGTCAACTTAGCCATTCAAAGTGGCGAAGAAGTGATTGCTGCGCTCCAAATGCTCCCTTATCCAATGACATTCTGCAATAAAATAGTACCTACTTCGTATATCTCCGGTGCGTGTACGCATCCCGATTACCGTGCGAAAGGAGTGATGCGGGAGTTATTATCACAGAGTTTTGCCCGCATGCTCCGTAACGGTGTTCTGTTTAGTACATTGATTCCTGCCGAACCCTGGCTATTCGGTTATTACGCCAAAACAGGCTATACTCCCGCTTTCCGTATCTCCCACAAAGTCTTCTCACTTTCAGAGTTGACCATTGGTCCGGAACCGGATACCATGATTGAAGAAACGACGGAATATCAAGAAGATTATTATCAATACCTGACCGGCAAGCTATCCGAACGTGCCTGTTGTTTACAACATACGCCTACAGATTTTAAAGTAGTCCTTGCCGATCTTGCCTTGACACAAAATACCGTTCTCATTGCCCGGAAGGATAATCGAGTAACGGGTATAGCTGTTGTCTATAAACACGATGATAGCTCGTATATCAACGAGTTGTTTGCTGACAATGAGGCTGTCCGGGCACAATTACTCTACCGGGCCGGACTAAGAAACGGCACTGAACGGATTATTCTTCAACTTCCCCCTGTAGAATCCCTGCCAAGTGTCCCATTAGGAATGGCACGCATCATTGATGCCCGGGCAGTTCTTCAACTCTATGCAGCAGGTTGTCCCGAAGTGGAAATGAATATCGAACTGACTGACGAACAGCTTTCGGTCAATAACGGTTATTACTATCTCTGCAAAGGAAAATGTATGACCAGTGAAGTCCGCTTGCCCGGAGTACATACCCGAATGACCATTGCCGAATTATCGGAAAAGATACTGGGTGAAATGCAGCCGTATATGAGCTTGATGATGAATTAG